One region of Alosa alosa isolate M-15738 ecotype Scorff River chromosome 1, AALO_Geno_1.1, whole genome shotgun sequence genomic DNA includes:
- the qdprb.1 gene encoding dihydropteridine reductase, translating into MAAAEAHRVIVYGGKGALGSKCVEYFRSKNWWVACVDIAANDQADANVVVNTTESFTEQATQVTNDVSELLGEQKVDAILCVAGGWAGGSAKAKVLYKNADLMWKQSVWTTTISSHLATKHLKEGGLLTLAGAKAALAGTPGMLGYGMAKAAVHQVCQSLAGSNSGLPTGAAAVAILPVTLDTPMNRKFMPDTDVSAWTPLEYIAELFYKWTTGQDRPASGSLVQLITEAGKTEAKPL; encoded by the exons ATGGCAGCCGCTGAAGCGCACAGAGTCATAGTTTACGGAGGAAAAGGAGCGCTTGGTTCCAAATGCGTGGAGTACTTCAGGTCCAAAAATTGG TGGGTAGCGTGCGTTGACATTGCTGCCAATGACCAAGCTGACGCCAATGTGGTGGTAAACACGACCGAATCCTTCACGGAACAAGCTACCCAG GTGACCAATGATGTATCTGAGCTGCTGGGCGAGCAGAAGGTGGACGCGATCCTGTGCGTGGCTGGAGGCTGGGCTGGTGGAAGTGCAAAGGCCAAAG TATTATACAAGAATGCTGATCTGATGTGGAAGCAGAGTGTCTGGACAACCACCATCTCTAGTCACCTAGCAACCAAGCATCTGAAAGAGGGGGGGCTGCTCACGCTGGCTGGGGCGAAGGCTGCCCTGGCTGGAACCCCAG gTATGCTTGGCTACGGCATGGCAAAGGCTGCGGTGCACCAGGTGTGCCAGAGTCTGGCGGGGTCAAACAGTGGTCTTCCTACTGGCGCTGCCGCCGTCGCTATCCTGCC AGTTACCTTGGATACTCCAATGAACAGGAAGTTTATGCCTGACACAGATGTCAGCGCCTGGACACCATTGGAATACATAGCAGA GTTATTCTATAAGTGGACCACTGGACAAGACAGACCAGCCTCGGGTAGCCTGGTGCAACTCATCACAGAGGCTGGCAAGACAGAGGCCAAACCTCTGTGA